From the genome of Pradoshia eiseniae:
AAACTCACTTATTCCACCCCCTTTTTCTTGCTAATCTTACTGATAAATACACGAATGATGTAGCTAGAAGCTACGAAGAAAATAATCAACGCGATGACGACATCGATAATTTCTGTTGGAATGCCTGTCTCAAGCGGCATATTCAAGGAGCCGTACTTCAATCCTCCAAATAATAAGGCGGCAAGCACAACACCAATAGCTGTGTTAGCACCTAGCAGAGCAACGGCGATTCCATCAAAACCTACGCCTGTATGAGCTCCCTTAACACCAATGTAGCCGAATGTTCCAAGCCCCTCCATAGCACCGGCAAGACCGGCAAAAGCACCGGAGATCAGCATGGCATAAATGATGTTTTTATTTACACTGATTCCTGCGTATTCTGAAGCGTGCTGATTGAAACCAACTGCCTTCAACTCATAGCCTTTTGTTGTCTTCTCTAATAGGAACCACATAATGATTGCCCCAGCAATCGCGATGGCAAATCCCCAGTGCAAGCGCGAGTTATCAGTCAACGCTGCGAAAAAGTCTGAGCGCAATGTAGCAGATGCGGCGATGGTTTCTGTCTTATCAGATCGGTCAGTCAATACATTCGAAATAATGTAGTTGACGACATGTAATGAGATATAGTTCATCATGATGGTTGTGATAACCTCATGAACACGGAATTTTGCTTTCAGCAATCCTGGGATGAAAGCCCATAGCGCACCGGCAACCGCCGCTGCCAATACAGCTAGCGGAAGATGGATAAGCCTTGGAAGATCAGTGAATAATGTTCCGATCCATACGGAGGCCAGCCACCCCATCAAGAATTGCCCCTCAACACCGATATTGAATAAACCTGTTCTAAAAGCAAACGCTACGGCTAAACCGGCTAGAATATAAGGTGTTACTTGGCGAATAGTTTCTCCTATGAAATATGTGTCACTGAATATGCCTTCCCATAATGCGATATATCCATCAACTGGGCTATAACCGCTTGCTAACATAACAATAGCACCTGCAATAAGGCCCAAAATTACCGCGATTACAGGGATTAGTATATTTGATAGCCGTTTATACATTTGTATCCTGCCCCGCTTCCTTCACTTTACTTCCTGCCATTAGAAGACCTAATTCTTGTTCTGTTGTCTTCTTAGGGTCTACAACCGCAACGATAGCTCCCTCATAAATGACGGCGATGCGATCACTGACATTCAAGATTTCATCCAATTCGAATGAAATCAATAAGACTCCTCGTCCTTGATCCCGCTGTTCAATTAAGCGCTTATGGATGAATTCAATTGCCCCGACATCAAGTCCGCGTGTCGGCTGCGCCGCAATTAACAAATCTGGATTTCGATCGATTTCCCTAGCAATGATGGCTTTTTGCTGGTTCCCTCCTGATAAGGCACGCGCAGGTGTATACTCACTTGGAGTACGGACATCAAACTCTTCAATAAGCTTTCTAGCTTTATCAAATATATTTTTGAACTTTAAAATACCGTTTTTTGAAAAAGGCTCTTTATAATAGGTTTGGAGCACCATATTTTCGCCAATGGAATAGTCAAGAACAAGTCCGTGCTTATGACGGTCCTGAGGGATATGACCAAGACCGCTTTCAGTAATCTTTCTCGGCTTTTTATTGATCAATTCGTTGCCATTCAACTGGATGCTGCCAGATTCGCTTTTGCGAAGACCAGTAATGGCTTCAATCAATTCAGTCTGACCATTTCCGTCAACTC
Proteins encoded in this window:
- a CDS encoding ABC transporter permease, which produces MYKRLSNILIPVIAVILGLIAGAIVMLASGYSPVDGYIALWEGIFSDTYFIGETIRQVTPYILAGLAVAFAFRTGLFNIGVEGQFLMGWLASVWIGTLFTDLPRLIHLPLAVLAAAVAGALWAFIPGLLKAKFRVHEVITTIMMNYISLHVVNYIISNVLTDRSDKTETIAASATLRSDFFAALTDNSRLHWGFAIAIAGAIIMWFLLEKTTKGYELKAVGFNQHASEYAGISVNKNIIYAMLISGAFAGLAGAMEGLGTFGYIGVKGAHTGVGFDGIAVALLGANTAIGVVLAALLFGGLKYGSLNMPLETGIPTEIIDVVIALIIFFVASSYIIRVFISKISKKKGVE